The following proteins are co-located in the Polystyrenella longa genome:
- a CDS encoding BBP7 family outer membrane beta-barrel protein, with translation MASRLLKMILLCTAGIALSSEAWAQGPAMNGYGPPEQVHLPTWNDLEDPNHWNQLPLGTGQPVASGYSQSSMAPPMLPPHMQPMGPGHQPGMSYHQGSTVTSRAADYTMDDPWDQPSEFERFLGAVVKNSWFRADYLLWSMDGPGNKVVGNPLVSGDLVSDVVISTDNVFDSREYFTWYNLADDDVTVVPFAVSRALDLEGISFSDKSGFRGTLGVPLTSGEFQISSFIVGQAADNVYGTDIPAELGIFTTGPRIDLGYVDYVPLPKYYNLPVTVNGQIASPIAPQLVYDEMRIRMTNNVWGGDAKYLIDLPNQKQYGLVARPLVGAMYLAIHENISTDAIRDNRYNVWATTGELHMSQDSFNNIYGATLGLNLEFRHEYFTLGVEPKGLIGFNTYRTRVRTEDLAFDGEKYSVQETKTEYSPLIDLQVYARAHLTERFSVFFGYDLKYAMKVARPANQTRYNVIGTSDETGSVAEQTDFSISSSLDQFKVDGLTIGGEFRFH, from the coding sequence GGCTATGGCCCCCCGGAGCAGGTCCATTTACCGACTTGGAATGATCTCGAGGATCCCAACCATTGGAATCAACTTCCGCTGGGAACGGGACAACCTGTGGCTTCTGGCTACAGTCAAAGCTCGATGGCCCCGCCGATGCTTCCACCGCACATGCAACCGATGGGACCCGGGCACCAACCGGGAATGTCGTACCATCAAGGTTCGACGGTAACATCACGAGCCGCCGATTACACCATGGATGATCCTTGGGACCAACCCAGCGAGTTTGAAAGATTCCTGGGAGCGGTCGTAAAGAATTCCTGGTTCCGAGCAGACTACTTGCTCTGGTCGATGGATGGACCTGGAAACAAAGTCGTCGGTAATCCTCTGGTTTCTGGAGACCTAGTCTCTGACGTCGTCATTTCTACCGACAACGTTTTTGACTCCCGCGAGTATTTCACTTGGTACAATCTGGCTGACGATGACGTCACGGTCGTTCCATTTGCTGTAAGCCGAGCCCTCGACCTTGAAGGAATCAGCTTTAGTGATAAGAGCGGATTTCGAGGTACCCTAGGTGTTCCTTTGACATCGGGCGAATTTCAAATCAGTAGCTTTATCGTTGGACAGGCAGCTGATAATGTGTACGGAACTGATATTCCTGCTGAGTTAGGAATATTTACCACAGGTCCCAGAATCGATCTCGGTTACGTCGATTATGTTCCACTTCCTAAATATTATAATCTTCCCGTTACCGTTAACGGTCAAATTGCTTCCCCTATCGCTCCCCAATTGGTTTATGACGAGATGCGAATCCGCATGACGAATAACGTCTGGGGAGGAGATGCCAAGTACCTAATTGACTTGCCTAATCAAAAACAATATGGATTAGTGGCACGGCCATTAGTAGGGGCGATGTACCTTGCTATTCATGAAAACATATCCACGGACGCAATTCGTGACAACCGATATAACGTATGGGCCACTACTGGCGAATTACACATGAGTCAGGACTCCTTCAACAATATTTATGGTGCAACATTGGGGCTTAACCTCGAGTTTCGCCACGAATACTTTACTCTGGGTGTTGAGCCCAAAGGCCTGATTGGTTTTAACACCTATCGAACCCGTGTCAGAACCGAGGACCTCGCCTTTGACGGTGAGAAATATTCTGTGCAAGAAACTAAGACGGAATACTCTCCGCTGATCGACCTACAGGTTTATGCCAGGGCACATCTCACAGAACGATTCTCCGTTTTCTTCGGCTATGATTTGAAATATGCCATGAAGGTCGCCCGACCCGCAAATCAAACCCGCTATAATGTAATTGGTACATCTGATGAAACTGGATCAGTAGCGGAACAGACCGACTTCTCCATCTCTTCCAGCTTGGACCAATTCAAAGTGGATGGCCTGACCATTGGTGGCGAATTCCGCTTCCATTAA